The following proteins are co-located in the Luteolibacter rhizosphaerae genome:
- a CDS encoding peroxiredoxin, whose translation MNPLRLLAAAAGIAIASLSAEPIDTGAALPAVTAKDQDGKDVKLAEDGAKGWTLVYFYPKADTPGCTKQACSLRDAYATMTDKGVKIYGASMDTVEAQKAFKDKYKLPFTLLADKEAKVADAFGVPHAAGFAKRQAFLFKDGKLVWRDLEASTDQQAADVLKELEKAG comes from the coding sequence ATGAATCCTTTGCGACTTCTCGCCGCCGCCGCCGGAATTGCCATCGCCTCTCTCTCCGCCGAGCCGATCGATACCGGTGCCGCCCTCCCCGCCGTGACCGCGAAGGATCAGGACGGCAAGGACGTGAAGCTGGCCGAGGACGGGGCCAAGGGCTGGACCCTCGTCTACTTCTACCCGAAGGCCGATACCCCCGGCTGCACCAAGCAGGCCTGCTCCCTGCGCGATGCCTACGCCACCATGACCGACAAGGGCGTGAAGATCTACGGAGCCAGCATGGACACCGTGGAAGCCCAGAAGGCCTTCAAGGACAAATACAAGCTCCCCTTCACCCTGCTCGCCGACAAGGAGGCGAAGGTCGCCGACGCCTTCGGTGTCCCGCACGCCGCCGGCTTCGCCAAGCGGCAGGCCTTCCTCTTCAAGGACGGCAAGCTCGTCTGGCGCGACCTCGAAGCCTCCACCGACCAGCAAGCCGCGGATGTGCTGAAGGAGCTGGAGAAGGCAGGCTGA
- the rpsJ gene encoding 30S ribosomal protein S10: MENQKIRIRLRAFDHRAIDRSAAEIVETAKRTGAKVAGPIPLPTRIEKFSVNRSVHVNKKSAEQFEIRTHKRVLDIVDPTARTVDELKKLNLPAGVDIAIRI, encoded by the coding sequence ATGGAAAACCAGAAGATCCGCATCCGCCTGCGCGCTTTCGATCACCGCGCCATCGACCGTTCCGCCGCGGAGATTGTTGAAACCGCCAAGCGCACGGGCGCCAAGGTGGCCGGCCCGATCCCGCTTCCGACCCGCATCGAGAAGTTCTCCGTGAACCGCTCCGTGCACGTGAACAAGAAGTCCGCCGAGCAGTTCGAGATCCGCACCCACAAGCGCGTGCTCGACATCGTCGATCCCACCGCCCGCACCGTCGATGAGCTCAAGAAGCTCAACCTGCCCGCCGGTGTCGACATCGCCATCCGCATCTGA
- the fusA gene encoding elongation factor G encodes MSSNPNSPDRPYPLERTRNIGIAAHIDAGKTTLTERILFYTGVIHKIGEVHDGAATTDWMEQERERGITITSAAVTTKWFQREEEGVTKLFPKEEQRINIIDTPGHVDFTAEVERSLRVLDGAIVVFCGVAGVQPQTETVWRQATKYHVPRIVFVNKMDRVGANFDSVFHEVKDKLGANAVRILIPIGAEDYLSGQIDVVNQNEIHFNDDDKFGSTYEVRELSAELKEIAESAYAELLSAVADVDDQLGEKFLMEEPITKEELKQAIRRATIANKLVPVAGGSAFKNKGVQYLIDAVVDYLPSPLDIPPAVGMDPDNEETKIEVHTSDNEKFCSLAFKLWADKFVGKLVFFRVYSGVIKKGDTVYNPRTRRSERVGRLIQIQADEHKDIDACYAGDIAAMVGIKNVTTGDTLAKEGYDVVLEPPTFPDPVISMAVEPKTKADQEKLANALARLSEEDPTFQVKTDEETGQTIISGMGELHLEIIVDRLKREFKVEANTGAPQIAYRETITAEAPGEGKLVKQSGGRGQYGHVRLAVRPNEKGKGLTIENKIVGGEIPKDFHNAVFKGVREAMTNGIIAGYPVIDVHVDVLGGSFHEVDSNENAFTMAAIFAMKDAFKKAKSILLEPIMAVEVSTPDDYQGDVMGDLNRRRGQIQNMESKGKLAVIRANVPLKEMFGYSTAVRTLSSGRASYSMTPSHFEQVPGNIVAEIVTDRGH; translated from the coding sequence ATGTCTTCCAATCCCAACAGTCCTGATCGTCCGTATCCGCTTGAGCGGACGCGGAACATTGGGATTGCGGCGCACATCGACGCCGGGAAGACCACGCTCACGGAGCGCATCCTGTTCTACACGGGTGTGATCCACAAGATCGGCGAGGTGCACGATGGTGCCGCCACGACCGATTGGATGGAGCAGGAGCGGGAGCGCGGTATCACGATCACTTCCGCCGCCGTGACCACCAAGTGGTTCCAGCGCGAGGAGGAGGGCGTGACCAAGCTCTTCCCGAAAGAGGAGCAGCGCATCAACATCATCGATACCCCCGGCCACGTGGACTTCACGGCCGAGGTCGAGCGCTCCCTGCGCGTGCTCGATGGAGCGATCGTCGTTTTCTGCGGCGTCGCCGGGGTGCAGCCCCAGACCGAGACGGTCTGGCGCCAGGCCACGAAGTATCACGTGCCGCGCATCGTGTTCGTCAACAAGATGGACCGTGTCGGCGCGAACTTCGACAGCGTCTTCCACGAGGTGAAGGACAAGCTCGGCGCGAATGCCGTGCGGATCCTGATCCCGATCGGTGCCGAGGACTACCTCAGCGGCCAGATCGACGTGGTGAACCAGAACGAGATCCACTTCAACGATGACGACAAGTTCGGCTCGACCTACGAGGTCCGCGAACTGAGCGCCGAGCTGAAGGAGATCGCCGAGTCCGCCTATGCGGAGCTGCTGAGCGCCGTGGCCGATGTGGACGACCAACTCGGCGAGAAGTTCCTGATGGAGGAGCCGATCACCAAGGAGGAGCTGAAGCAGGCCATCCGCCGCGCCACGATCGCAAACAAGCTGGTGCCCGTCGCCGGTGGTTCCGCCTTCAAGAACAAGGGCGTCCAATACCTCATCGACGCCGTCGTCGATTACCTGCCGAGCCCGCTGGACATCCCGCCGGCTGTCGGCATGGACCCGGACAACGAGGAGACGAAGATCGAAGTCCACACCAGCGACAACGAGAAGTTCTGTTCGCTGGCCTTCAAGCTCTGGGCGGACAAATTCGTCGGCAAGCTGGTCTTCTTCCGCGTCTATTCGGGGGTCATCAAGAAGGGCGACACGGTCTACAACCCGCGCACCCGCCGCAGCGAGCGAGTCGGCCGCCTGATCCAGATCCAGGCCGACGAGCACAAAGACATCGATGCCTGTTACGCCGGCGACATCGCCGCGATGGTCGGGATCAAAAACGTCACCACCGGTGACACCCTGGCCAAAGAAGGCTACGACGTCGTTCTCGAACCTCCCACTTTCCCGGATCCCGTCATCTCCATGGCGGTCGAGCCGAAAACCAAAGCCGACCAAGAGAAGCTGGCGAATGCGCTGGCCCGGCTTTCGGAAGAAGACCCCACTTTCCAGGTCAAGACCGACGAAGAGACCGGTCAGACCATCATCTCGGGCATGGGCGAGCTCCACTTGGAGATCATCGTCGACCGCCTGAAGCGCGAATTCAAGGTGGAGGCCAATACCGGCGCTCCGCAGATCGCCTACCGCGAGACCATCACCGCCGAAGCCCCGGGCGAAGGCAAGCTGGTCAAGCAATCCGGTGGACGCGGCCAATACGGCCACGTGCGCCTGGCGGTCCGCCCGAACGAAAAGGGCAAGGGCCTGACGATCGAGAACAAGATCGTGGGCGGCGAAATCCCGAAGGACTTCCACAACGCCGTCTTCAAGGGCGTGCGGGAGGCCATGACCAACGGGATCATCGCCGGCTACCCTGTCATCGACGTGCATGTCGATGTGCTCGGCGGCTCCTTCCACGAAGTGGACTCGAACGAGAATGCATTCACCATGGCGGCCATCTTCGCCATGAAGGATGCTTTCAAGAAGGCGAAGTCCATCCTCCTTGAGCCGATCATGGCCGTGGAAGTCTCCACTCCGGACGACTACCAAGGCGATGTGATGGGCGACCTGAACCGCCGCCGCGGCCAGATCCAGAACATGGAAAGCAAGGGCAAGCTCGCCGTCATCCGCGCGAACGTCCCCTTGAAGGAAATGTTCGGCTACTCCACCGCCGTCCGCACGCTTTCGTCCGGCCGGGCTTCCTACTCGATGACCCCCTCGCACTTCGAACAAGTGCCGGGCAACATCGTCGCCGAGATCGTCACCGACCGCGGCCACTAA
- the rplB gene encoding 50S ribosomal protein L2 produces MPLKEFTPNTPSERYKVLPSFDEITKHKPEKSLLTPLKKSGGRNNTGRITTRHIGGGHKRHYRLIDFKRGKYDVAATVVGIEYDPNRTCRIALIQYKDGQKSYILAPAGLEVGGTVVSGEKAAPKVGNAMPLKSVPLGTAIHNIELIPGNGGKVARAAGQQAVLSNREGGWALVKMPSGEIRRFNENCFCTIGTVGNRDHMNEVSGKAGRTRWQGVRPTVRGMCMNPVDHPNGGGEGKSKSGGGRQHLLSPWGHAKGQKTRKPKKQTSTFIVESRHSKKR; encoded by the coding sequence ATGCCTCTCAAGGAGTTCACACCGAATACCCCGTCCGAACGCTACAAGGTGCTTCCGTCCTTCGACGAGATCACCAAGCACAAGCCGGAGAAGAGCCTTCTGACCCCGCTCAAGAAGAGCGGCGGCCGTAACAACACCGGCCGTATCACGACCCGCCACATCGGTGGTGGTCACAAGCGTCACTACCGCCTGATCGACTTCAAGCGCGGCAAGTACGACGTGGCCGCGACCGTGGTCGGCATCGAATACGATCCGAACCGCACCTGCCGCATCGCGCTGATCCAATACAAGGACGGCCAGAAGAGCTACATCCTCGCCCCTGCCGGCCTGGAAGTCGGCGGCACCGTGGTGTCCGGCGAGAAGGCCGCCCCGAAGGTGGGCAACGCGATGCCGCTCAAGAGCGTCCCGCTCGGCACCGCGATCCACAACATCGAGCTGATCCCCGGCAACGGCGGCAAGGTCGCCCGCGCCGCTGGCCAGCAGGCCGTGCTCTCCAACCGCGAAGGCGGCTGGGCGCTGGTCAAGATGCCTTCCGGTGAGATCCGCCGCTTCAACGAGAACTGCTTCTGCACGATCGGCACCGTGGGCAACCGCGACCACATGAACGAAGTGTCCGGCAAGGCCGGCCGCACCCGCTGGCAGGGCGTCCGCCCGACCGTCCGCGGCATGTGCATGAACCCCGTCGACCACCCGAACGGTGGTGGTGAAGGTAAGTCGAAGTCCGGTGGTGGTCGCCAGCACCTTCTCAGCCCCTGGGGCCACGCGAAGGGCCAGAAGACCCGCAAGCCGAAGAAGCAGACCTCGACCTTCATCGTCGAAAGCCGCCACAGCAAGAAGCGCTAA
- the rplW gene encoding 50S ribosomal protein L23, with amino-acid sequence MKDIYQVIKNVRLSEKATMLQETNNEVTLEVDRKANKLDIKRAVETLLGKKVSAVRTANYAGKAKRKRRADEGRTNHWKKAIVRLKDGESLDLV; translated from the coding sequence ATGAAAGACATCTACCAAGTCATCAAGAACGTCCGCCTCAGCGAGAAGGCCACCATGCTCCAGGAGACCAACAACGAGGTCACCCTGGAAGTGGATCGCAAGGCCAACAAGCTCGACATCAAGCGTGCCGTCGAAACCCTGCTGGGCAAGAAGGTCTCCGCTGTCCGCACCGCCAACTACGCCGGCAAGGCCAAGCGCAAGCGCCGTGCCGACGAGGGCCGCACCAACCACTGGAAGAAGGCCATCGTCCGTCTGAAGGACGGCGAGTCCCTCGATCTCGTCTGA
- the rplC gene encoding 50S ribosomal protein L3 translates to MSLGLLGKKLGMTRLFDEKSQAMIPVTVIEVSGNTCLQVKTVEKDGYSAVQVGYDDKKESRTDKPSLGHFKKYGSGAKYLVQEFRFPADQAAPETHTGLDTFAVDQWVDVIGTSKGRGFQGAVKRHGFGGLKMTHGSMMHRRTGAIGCRSTPGRVWKNQKMPGHMGDVPRTVQNLKVVAVRKDDGVILISGAVPGAKGSYVTVRPAKKKTAAA, encoded by the coding sequence ATGTCTCTCGGACTTCTCGGCAAAAAACTCGGTATGACCCGCCTCTTCGATGAGAAGAGCCAGGCCATGATCCCCGTCACCGTCATCGAGGTGAGCGGTAACACCTGCCTGCAGGTCAAGACCGTCGAAAAGGACGGCTACTCCGCTGTCCAGGTCGGCTACGACGACAAGAAGGAGTCCCGCACGGACAAGCCTTCGCTCGGCCACTTCAAGAAGTACGGCTCCGGTGCCAAGTATCTGGTGCAGGAGTTCCGCTTCCCCGCCGACCAGGCTGCTCCGGAGACGCACACCGGTCTCGACACCTTCGCGGTGGACCAGTGGGTGGACGTGATCGGCACCAGCAAGGGCCGCGGCTTCCAAGGCGCCGTGAAGCGCCACGGCTTCGGTGGTCTGAAGATGACCCACGGATCGATGATGCACCGCCGGACCGGTGCCATCGGTTGCCGCTCCACTCCCGGCCGCGTCTGGAAGAACCAGAAGATGCCCGGACACATGGGTGACGTGCCCCGCACCGTCCAGAACCTCAAGGTGGTGGCCGTGCGCAAGGATGACGGCGTGATCCTGATCTCCGGTGCCGTCCCCGGCGCCAAGGGCAGCTACGTCACCGTCCGCCCCGCCAAGAAGAAGACCGCCGCCGCCTGA
- the rpsS gene encoding 30S ribosomal protein S19, whose protein sequence is MPRSLKKGPYIDQKLLTKIDVAIAANDKKPIKTWSRASMVTPDFVGLNFAVHNGKTFVPVYVTENMVGHKLGEFAPTRLFRAHGGIGKK, encoded by the coding sequence ATGCCTCGCTCTCTCAAGAAGGGTCCGTACATCGACCAAAAGCTTCTGACCAAGATCGACGTGGCGATCGCCGCGAACGACAAGAAGCCGATCAAGACCTGGAGCCGCGCCTCCATGGTCACCCCGGACTTCGTGGGCCTGAACTTCGCCGTGCACAATGGCAAGACCTTCGTCCCGGTGTATGTCACCGAGAACATGGTCGGCCACAAGCTGGGTGAATTCGCCCCGACCCGCCTGTTCCGCGCTCACGGCGGTATCGGCAAGAAGTAA
- a CDS encoding septum formation initiator family protein — protein MRLRRSIALTAAASGLFAGAWTCAAQEADVAALQSTIEALRQRNESLEKSILEANRAEKEASEQLARVRQRLEALGRDLLDGGDERLVQATADLQILGSRVSNLEGASSRLIAVVSDYLRQAVAADPEARLRVETAIRELDSLLGVVQKPAPAATGSAGNAKVMNVDPQSGLLVLNIGENQGARIGTTYRLVRGEQPFGSAIVADVRRNVCGAFVEELDPGADPVRLGDSAILITQPGR, from the coding sequence ATGCGCCTCCGCCGTTCCATCGCACTTACCGCCGCAGCCTCCGGGTTGTTCGCGGGGGCGTGGACCTGCGCCGCGCAGGAGGCGGATGTGGCCGCGCTCCAATCGACTATCGAGGCGCTCCGCCAGCGCAACGAGTCGCTCGAGAAAAGCATCCTCGAAGCCAACCGCGCCGAGAAGGAAGCCTCCGAGCAACTCGCCCGCGTGCGGCAACGTCTCGAGGCGCTGGGCCGCGACCTCCTCGATGGCGGCGACGAGCGTCTGGTCCAGGCCACCGCGGATCTCCAGATCCTCGGCAGCCGGGTCTCGAACCTCGAAGGTGCTTCCAGCCGCCTGATCGCGGTGGTGTCCGACTACCTCCGCCAGGCGGTGGCCGCAGACCCGGAAGCCCGGCTTCGTGTCGAAACTGCTATCAGGGAGCTTGACTCCCTGCTGGGAGTGGTGCAGAAGCCCGCCCCCGCGGCCACCGGTTCCGCCGGTAACGCCAAGGTAATGAACGTCGATCCTCAAAGCGGCCTGCTCGTCCTGAACATCGGGGAGAACCAGGGCGCGCGTATCGGCACCACTTACCGCCTCGTCCGTGGGGAACAACCATTCGGCTCCGCCATCGTGGCCGACGTCCGCCGCAACGTGTGCGGTGCCTTTGTCGAGGAACTCGACCCGGGAGCCGACCCGGTCCGCCTCGGCGATTCCGCCATTCTGATCACACAGCCCGGCCGCTGA
- the rpsL gene encoding 30S ribosomal protein S12, with product MPTINQLVRKGRQTPIEKSKSPAMANCPQRRGVCLQVMTRTPKKPNSALRKVAKVRLTNGYEVIAYIGGEGHNLQEHSIVLVRGGRVKDLPGVRYHIVRGSLDTLGVDKRRQSRSKYGAKRPKPGQAAAPAKGGKKK from the coding sequence ATGCCGACCATCAATCAGCTCGTCCGTAAAGGACGGCAGACTCCGATCGAGAAATCGAAGTCTCCGGCCATGGCCAATTGCCCGCAACGCCGCGGCGTTTGCCTCCAGGTCATGACCCGCACGCCGAAGAAGCCGAACTCGGCTCTCCGGAAAGTGGCAAAGGTCCGCCTTACCAACGGTTACGAAGTCATCGCCTACATCGGCGGTGAGGGCCACAACCTCCAGGAGCACTCCATCGTGCTGGTGCGCGGCGGCCGTGTGAAAGACCTTCCGGGTGTCCGTTACCACATCGTCCGTGGTTCGCTCGATACCCTCGGCGTGGACAAGCGCCGCCAGAGCCGCTCGAAGTACGGCGCCAAGCGTCCGAAGCCGGGTCAGGCCGCTGCTCCTGCCAAGGGTGGCAAGAAGAAGTAA
- the rpsG gene encoding 30S ribosomal protein S7, whose protein sequence is MSRRKRTFHKPDRRDSRYDSSLVGHLISKVMQDGKRSLAERIVYAAIDKASEGVDTVDPLEVVTRAIENAKPRVEVKSRRVGGATYQVPLEVAADRSESLALRWIVGYARGRKGTPMHVALANELKDAANNQGSSVRKRDDVHKMAQANRAFAHFRW, encoded by the coding sequence ATGTCACGCCGCAAGCGCACTTTCCACAAGCCCGACCGCCGGGACTCCCGCTACGACAGCTCCCTCGTGGGTCACCTGATTTCCAAGGTGATGCAGGACGGCAAGCGGTCCCTCGCGGAACGCATCGTCTACGCCGCCATCGATAAGGCGAGCGAAGGCGTCGATACCGTTGATCCTCTCGAAGTCGTCACCCGCGCGATCGAGAATGCCAAGCCCCGCGTGGAAGTGAAGAGCCGCCGTGTCGGTGGCGCGACCTACCAGGTGCCGCTTGAAGTGGCCGCCGATCGTTCCGAGTCCCTGGCCCTGCGCTGGATCGTCGGTTACGCCCGCGGCCGCAAGGGCACCCCGATGCACGTGGCTCTGGCCAACGAGCTGAAGGACGCCGCCAACAACCAAGGCTCGTCCGTCCGCAAGCGCGACGACGTGCACAAGATGGCCCAGGCCAACCGCGCCTTCGCCCACTTCCGCTGGTAA
- a CDS encoding DUF3160 domain-containing protein, whose product MKWILGLCLCASVSARTPAMEPSPEAVAKLEANGFVILDQPLRQGFSSYIDSTRPVFITSDSLLMVWGRVFEESMSREELAIMGSLRRGLPAMWRNLPAAPLEETPAAREGLRHARLTLACAQRLLTGHLPEGLSQEEADEVMAEVTRVESYQGRRGPAWLESDKLTPEYVAYPLFDPGSYGNGNPAMQRYYRCRKWLQEMQIDSHEEALASMVEHLALAVGRTDPALTLAFTWPPGDTEHPGFFDNFDGRDARLIRSQDWNLESVRSHLKIRDPRLGRFMEVQVPFGSDAARALLKTGEAGQAPMIVAAALGNPLATAALDERLLKHAKREGRHLPGAFFRALQELNVAPDPRSPTFMKSEAWQRKQLNTTLGSWAEYRYALQLSSREDAIFAGEGREQPGFVEPVPKFFQKLGAAAEARATYYSAIPALKLASVDAAAFRLEALPQALRSLKDEAAYIPGLNAIQPQQELLSRLFPAIFDHKDFLGFEGSTQKLFDDLASQLEELLKRYWADDPLAVATLQKEVLATPDELGTSLWKLAMLSIRLEAMAERQLAGSPWTEEEEIFIQSYGYELARIMFYQGNSYLHPEDNAPRIARYASTEDGIGVDVLHAATARPRLLLVRYPAPDGKEVLCRGAVYAYRDVPRPAVLPLKTWQAESEKSPWPAWSAPIVGAHIAAESDQARARLYKSR is encoded by the coding sequence ATGAAGTGGATCCTCGGGCTATGCCTCTGCGCCAGCGTCTCCGCTCGCACGCCCGCGATGGAGCCCTCCCCGGAGGCAGTGGCCAAGCTGGAGGCGAATGGCTTCGTGATCCTCGATCAGCCGCTGCGCCAAGGCTTCTCCTCCTACATCGATTCCACCCGACCCGTCTTCATCACCAGCGATAGCTTGCTGATGGTCTGGGGCCGCGTCTTCGAGGAATCCATGTCGCGGGAGGAGCTGGCGATCATGGGCTCGCTGCGGAGAGGCCTGCCCGCGATGTGGCGGAATCTGCCCGCAGCACCGCTGGAAGAAACGCCCGCAGCCCGGGAGGGCCTGCGCCATGCCCGCCTGACCCTCGCCTGCGCGCAGCGCCTGCTCACCGGCCATCTCCCGGAAGGCCTGTCCCAGGAGGAAGCGGACGAAGTCATGGCCGAGGTGACACGCGTCGAGTCCTACCAAGGCCGGCGCGGGCCCGCATGGCTGGAGTCCGACAAGCTCACTCCGGAATACGTCGCCTATCCCCTTTTCGATCCCGGATCCTACGGCAACGGCAATCCAGCGATGCAGCGCTACTACCGCTGCCGCAAATGGCTGCAGGAGATGCAGATCGATTCGCACGAGGAAGCGCTTGCCTCGATGGTCGAGCACCTCGCCCTCGCCGTGGGGCGGACCGATCCCGCCCTCACACTCGCTTTCACTTGGCCGCCGGGCGACACGGAGCACCCCGGTTTCTTCGATAACTTCGATGGCCGCGACGCCCGGTTGATCCGCAGTCAGGATTGGAATCTCGAATCTGTCCGGTCCCACCTGAAGATCCGCGATCCCCGCTTGGGACGCTTCATGGAGGTGCAGGTCCCCTTCGGTAGCGACGCCGCCCGCGCCCTGCTCAAAACCGGGGAGGCCGGGCAAGCCCCGATGATCGTGGCCGCCGCGCTCGGCAATCCCCTCGCCACCGCGGCTTTGGATGAGCGCTTGCTGAAGCACGCCAAGCGCGAGGGCCGCCATCTGCCGGGTGCGTTTTTCCGCGCCCTGCAAGAACTCAATGTCGCCCCGGATCCCCGCTCGCCCACCTTTATGAAATCAGAGGCATGGCAGCGCAAGCAGCTCAATACTACCCTCGGCTCGTGGGCCGAATATCGCTACGCCCTCCAGCTCTCCAGCCGGGAGGACGCCATCTTCGCAGGTGAAGGCCGGGAGCAGCCGGGATTCGTGGAGCCCGTCCCGAAGTTCTTCCAAAAGCTGGGCGCCGCGGCAGAAGCCCGCGCCACCTACTACTCGGCCATCCCCGCTCTCAAGCTAGCCTCGGTAGACGCAGCCGCCTTCCGGCTCGAAGCGCTCCCGCAGGCCCTGCGCTCTCTGAAGGACGAGGCGGCCTACATCCCGGGCTTGAATGCGATCCAACCTCAGCAAGAGCTGCTCTCGCGTCTCTTCCCGGCCATCTTCGATCACAAGGATTTCTTGGGATTCGAAGGCTCCACCCAGAAGCTCTTCGATGATCTCGCCTCCCAACTCGAGGAGCTCCTGAAGCGCTACTGGGCGGATGATCCCCTCGCCGTGGCCACCCTGCAAAAGGAGGTCCTCGCTACCCCGGACGAGCTCGGCACCAGCCTGTGGAAACTCGCCATGCTGTCCATCCGCCTCGAAGCCATGGCCGAGCGCCAGCTCGCGGGCAGCCCGTGGACCGAGGAAGAAGAGATCTTCATCCAGTCCTACGGCTACGAGTTAGCGCGGATCATGTTCTACCAAGGCAATAGCTACTTGCACCCGGAGGACAATGCCCCGCGCATCGCTCGCTACGCCTCCACCGAGGACGGGATAGGGGTCGATGTTCTCCACGCCGCCACCGCCCGCCCGCGGCTCCTGCTCGTCCGCTACCCCGCTCCGGATGGCAAGGAAGTCCTCTGCCGAGGCGCTGTCTACGCCTATCGGGATGTCCCCCGCCCCGCCGTCCTGCCCCTGAAGACCTGGCAAGCGGAGTCCGAAAAGTCCCCGTGGCCCGCTTGGAGCGCCCCCATCGTCGGGGCCCACATCGCCGCGGAATCTGACCAAGCCCGGGCCCGCCTCTACAAATCCCGCTGA
- the rplD gene encoding 50S ribosomal protein L4 — MPAKTFTADAAQSANIQLAEADKGGQAVHDLVTAYRANRRTGSANSKTRGEVRGNNKKIYKQKGTGNARHGDKRAPIFVGGGVVFGPRPRDYSKHVPKNVRKLALRRVLGDLVRGETIKTLPSFSISDGKTKSFVAAVTAEVEAKKVLIVAKSFDDKTYLAARNVGWAQLVTVESVNVEELLHANSVLVVEDALETLAKRTA; from the coding sequence ATGCCCGCGAAAACTTTCACCGCTGACGCCGCGCAGAGCGCGAACATCCAGCTTGCCGAAGCCGACAAGGGTGGCCAGGCCGTGCACGATCTCGTGACCGCCTACCGCGCCAACCGCCGCACCGGCTCCGCGAACTCCAAGACCCGTGGCGAAGTCCGCGGTAACAACAAGAAGATCTACAAGCAGAAGGGCACCGGTAACGCCCGTCACGGCGACAAGCGCGCCCCGATCTTCGTGGGTGGTGGCGTGGTCTTCGGTCCGCGTCCCCGCGATTACTCGAAGCACGTGCCGAAGAACGTCCGCAAGCTGGCCCTGCGCCGCGTGCTGGGTGATCTCGTCCGCGGCGAGACCATCAAGACCCTGCCTTCCTTCTCCATCTCCGATGGCAAGACCAAGTCCTTCGTCGCCGCCGTGACCGCCGAGGTCGAGGCCAAGAAGGTCCTGATCGTGGCCAAGAGCTTCGACGACAAGACCTACCTCGCCGCCCGCAACGTCGGCTGGGCGCAGCTGGTCACCGTCGAGAGCGTGAACGTCGAGGAACTGCTCCACGCCAACTCGGTGCTCGTCGTCGAAGACGCGCTCGAGACCCTCGCCAAGCGCACCGCCTGA